The genomic window CAGCGGATGCCGCGGCATCCGGATCGTCGCCCGGCTCCGGCTTCTCGGACTCGTCGTCGAAGAGCACCGGCCGGTCGATCTGCTTCGCCACCTGGGCGGGGTCGACCGCGAGCAGCAGCAGCGAGACGATGAGCAGCACCGCGATGAAGCTGACGCCCGCGACGACCAGGGCGGTGATGATGGCGCGCTGAGCCTCGTCGGCGGTGCGCTGCTGGAAGAAGCCCATCGACACGAGCGTCACGATTCCCGCGAACAGCGCGGCGCCGAAGGCCATCCCGAGCAGCTGCACGGGCTTCATCAGGTCGCGGCGGGTGGGGCTGTCGTGGCTCACGCGGAGTCCTTCTGCGGGGTGGGTTCGGTGGATGCGGGTGCATTCGCCGTGAAGTCCTCGGCCGTGTCCGGCTCGACGGGGCGCGGCGAGAAGCCGGCGATGCCGAGGTACACCGCGACGATCGCCGCGTAGCCGCCGAACAGCCCGACGCCGATGGTGATGCCGGTGAGGGTGAACGTCGCGCTCGCCTCTTCGATCGTGTAGTCCAGCGCATACGCGGGCTGGACGAAGAGCAGCGCGATGCCGAGCAGCGCCGTGATCGCGCCGACCACGGCGGCATCGCGGCTCTCGGACCGCGGCCCGACGGGCGCGGCGGGGCGGGCGTCGGCGACCCCCGGTGCGATCTCTCGGCGCGTGCGGCCGCCGGCGAGGCCGCGCCACCCGGCGATGAGCTCGATGACGCCGCTGATGAGCGCCCACGTGATGACGATGGCGAAGTAGCCGGCCACGGTGCGCAGCGGATGGAGGCCGCTCGCCATTCCCGCGACGACCGTCACGCCGCCCAGTGCGGCGGCCGGCCAGCGGCGGCCTGCCGGGTACACCAGCCACACCGAGAGCAGCAGCACGAGGCCGGTGGCGATGGCGAAGCCGCTGAAGACCGCGCTGCCGACCAGTGCCGAATGGTCCGGCGAGAACGTGATCATGATCGCCGCGATCGCCGCGAAGGCGGCGCGCGCGAGCTGCACGTGGCGCACGGCGAACGTGCGGGAATCGGCTGAGGTCACGGTGATCCTGCGGAGAGGCGGGTTCTCGGGAACGAGAACGGATGCCTCCCAGTCTACGTGCGTCATAGGTGACAGCATCCTGAACCCCCTGCGCGACCTCCGTGTGCACACCCCCACGCCGACCCAGGACAGGTGTTTCGCGGTGCGCAGGACGACGCGCGCCGAATCGGCCTGTCCTCGCCGGAACACCTGTTCCGGGCGAACGCCGGGGGCGAGCGCGTGGCGAGGGCAACGGAGCGGGGACGGATGCCGGGGCCTCCGGCATCCGTCAGTTCAAGGTGTCGAGGATGCCGGTGAGCAGTTCGAACGTGGTGAGCGGCGAGATGATCGCGAACCGCAGCACCGGCTCGCCGGCGTGGGAGCTGGGCACGACGAACGCGTGCTGCTCTTCGAGGAGGCGGTCCGACCAGGCCTCGTAGTCGGCGAGCGTCCAGCCCTCGCGGCGGAACACCACCACCGACAGCTGCGGGTCGCGCACGAGCGACAGCCCGTCGCGCGCCTCGATCTCGTCGGCGATGCGGCGGGCGAGATCGATGCCGTACTCGATCGTCGCCCGGTACGAGTCGGTGCCGTGGGTGGCGAGTGAGAACCACAGCGGCAGACCACGCGCGCGGCGGGTCAGCTGGATGGCGAGATCCGACGGATTCCAGTCCGGCTTGCCGGTGAGCGTGTCGAGGTACTCGGCCTTCTGCGT from Microbacterium sp. ProA8 includes these protein-coding regions:
- a CDS encoding amino acid transporter; translation: MSHDSPTRRDLMKPVQLLGMAFGAALFAGIVTLVSMGFFQQRTADEAQRAIITALVVAGVSFIAVLLIVSLLLLAVDPAQVAKQIDRPVLFDDESEKPEPGDDPDAAASADPKA
- a CDS encoding acyl-CoA synthetase; translated protein: MTSADSRTFAVRHVQLARAAFAAIAAIMITFSPDHSALVGSAVFSGFAIATGLVLLLSVWLVYPAGRRWPAAALGGVTVVAGMASGLHPLRTVAGYFAIVITWALISGVIELIAGWRGLAGGRTRREIAPGVADARPAAPVGPRSESRDAAVVGAITALLGIALLFVQPAYALDYTIEEASATFTLTGITIGVGLFGGYAAIVAVYLGIAGFSPRPVEPDTAEDFTANAPASTEPTPQKDSA